A section of the Chryseobacterium ginsenosidimutans genome encodes:
- the tssO gene encoding type VI secretion system TssO: MSSNKEKKLNKSDVRIGIWKFVLSFIILSGVSFTCVFFFFKSYDIQREGIKKQADDYRELLTRSDLLRTHVDSILYRMDQLDINKVSNDIILRNYIMDNVQDAKNIMGKDSADNFKHYSILMKHIEPMLALKDQIVKTSYNEQIALRDLSECNGKIGVMNKELRVDPTRKFTGSKRRR, encoded by the coding sequence ATGTCTTCAAACAAGGAGAAAAAATTGAATAAGTCGGACGTAAGGATAGGCATTTGGAAATTTGTTCTATCGTTTATTATTTTATCAGGTGTTTCTTTTACCTGTGTGTTTTTCTTTTTCAAAAGTTACGATATACAGAGAGAAGGAATCAAAAAACAAGCGGACGACTACCGCGAACTGCTTACCAGAAGCGATTTGCTAAGAACGCATGTCGACAGTATACTATACCGGATGGATCAGCTTGATATCAACAAGGTAAGCAACGATATTATCTTACGAAATTATATTATGGATAATGTTCAGGATGCCAAAAACATCATGGGCAAAGACAGTGCAGATAATTTTAAGCATTATTCTATTCTGATGAAACATATTGAGCCTATGTTGGCTCTAAAAGATCAGATTGTAAAGACTTCTTATAACGAACAGATTGCTCTTAGGGATCTTTCTGAATGTAATGGGAAAATAGGCGTAATGAATAAAGAACTCAGGGTAGATCCTACAAGAAAATTCACTGGAAGTAAACGCAGAAGATAA
- a CDS encoding HU family DNA-binding protein: MTKAELVNTISNKLGTEKNETQKVVEAFMQEIRTSMYNGDNVYLRGFGSFIIKTRAAKTGRNISKNTAIEIPAHNIPAFKPSKSFVEKVKTKVTVK, encoded by the coding sequence ATGACAAAGGCAGAATTGGTAAACACCATCTCAAATAAGTTGGGAACCGAAAAGAATGAAACACAGAAAGTTGTAGAGGCTTTTATGCAGGAAATCAGGACTTCTATGTATAATGGAGATAACGTTTATCTAAGAGGTTTTGGATCTTTTATCATTAAAACAAGAGCAGCTAAAACGGGAAGAAACATTTCTAAGAACACTGCAATTGAAATCCCTGCACATAACATTCCTGCTTTCAAACCATCAAAATCTTTTGTGGAGAAAGTAAAAACGAAAGTTACAGTAAAATAA
- a CDS encoding PKD domain-containing protein, which produces MNYFQKNKKNIIIGVIATLLIAALVALWLQKKVIHSADDIVGVVNPSSIAVGDTLLFEDMTQFAKTRRWNFGDGQSSDKNRGIHFYNKPGYYQVTLIIDNKYSKSFPVMVSARSLPKPVDSTSVKALIQANSQAMQFENVQFQAISDATQFTWKFGETGNIDSKDKMTFYSYKKPGDYVVTLYTNKSEEPILHHIKILPAYDALEDEVSVEDSYAKIDNDFKYHLQQIANGNSFNMHYNYLLKTYLCNNENTVVKVSDSKVNNFYMYCAGLQFDKNMVIQTVKVNFDDTQNCVTKVDINQSK; this is translated from the coding sequence ATGAATTACTTTCAAAAAAACAAAAAGAACATTATTATTGGTGTTATTGCGACTTTGCTCATAGCAGCACTCGTTGCATTGTGGTTGCAGAAGAAGGTGATACACTCCGCCGATGATATTGTCGGGGTTGTAAATCCGTCTTCCATTGCAGTAGGAGATACACTTTTGTTTGAAGACATGACCCAATTTGCAAAAACCAGAAGATGGAACTTTGGAGACGGACAATCATCAGATAAAAACAGGGGGATCCACTTTTACAATAAACCGGGATATTATCAGGTCACACTGATTATTGATAATAAATATTCCAAATCTTTCCCAGTGATGGTTTCTGCAAGAAGCCTTCCTAAACCTGTAGATTCTACAAGCGTAAAAGCTTTGATACAAGCAAACAGCCAGGCAATGCAGTTTGAGAATGTGCAGTTCCAGGCAATTTCTGATGCTACACAATTCACATGGAAATTCGGGGAAACAGGAAATATTGATTCTAAAGATAAAATGACTTTTTATTCCTACAAAAAACCGGGAGATTATGTTGTTACACTTTACACAAATAAAAGCGAAGAGCCGATTTTACATCATATAAAAATTCTTCCTGCTTATGATGCTCTTGAAGATGAAGTGAGCGTAGAAGATTCTTATGCTAAAATTGATAATGATTTTAAGTACCATCTTCAGCAGATTGCCAATGGAAATAGTTTCAATATGCATTATAATTATTTATTGAAAACCTATCTGTGTAACAACGAAAATACGGTAGTAAAGGTAAGCGACAGCAAAGTAAATAATTTCTACATGTATTGTGCAGGTCTTCAGTTTGACAAGAATATGGTCATTCAGACGGTAAAAGTAAACTTCGATGATACACAGAACTGTGTAACGAAAGTCGATATTAATCAAAGTAAATAA
- a CDS encoding glycoside hydrolase family 19 protein, producing the protein MSKKGVAKISGNSSPKVGEKTAYAITDWYPSTPVNERNPALVTWELFKKRSDGSYTSTNIKKKGDGNFTFGEVAAKNTYRLEAYLHEPEGQGSTTIDITPQPAGVPQINKVELRYVDDSPGTVFSYNEKLVAKAQCVNLTGKKLLFTLWEDDAGGDGHNANNSFIDSKEVIVDRTGTGTAEFVLSKALMQKAAQGETEPRKLEFYVTVEYYKDRKHATKNVDVQNPEYKEPAQQPNRNSNPQQNNNSPAKDDNQQPTSKKEENGVGDNAQKPDAVSETKGTVEPEQKPAVQKPEGKTTSVVEEPKTESLLDAFFAKEEFTKETDETDGTHTYTFGKDNNNINKDNIAKIIKGKVDSTAKKDKKYAKLDGIKTTLSKTSYKKGETISFPLYKLGPVMVRVNNAPLEEEVFVVAKTMLLDGKEVSINIREKEELLVAKDANLPVLEAKENGAELTTLKATAQNGLAKVKIKLRPKSDDTLKEWREKLSGKKDGTHTYKFGGTNKTATAEEKKKIAGVIANKIKDELAKNEKFPKADIIEKVLTKEVYNKDEEVTFDVFKKVTEFLWLKAECTGDIKKHEGEFLKKEGAYFEIAKKCPRCEAEITVDEFKLMYPNVTQLFSRGTNSFGSPTIETFLKSLNKTLKEFKINTCVKKAFFLTQITKETGEFARADENLTYTTEGALHNFWTKASHPRLYSNPSEFFNNPEKLGNYVYRDIAENGSEASGDGYKYRGRGLIQITRKKGFRRFGEYAGKDLVGSPDLLLSDLDLTTRSAGWYWKHGVLLNDGSEKDLNTVAEKGDFKEVTRLVHGSTNDVAARETILNKIKEVLKTDECQATNTGDSDVEYHIQSTGEIQYKFKNDKRESAAYFYHDSAGNIHDLGKYKLVKVKENYGGVYKDKLGKDTENIYLIDIRNVKHSYKKGTIGFTMTVNTSRYYMNDVTMAGLFGALLECNYDDFVFNGFSNEKGESVGGSKSHKNGMNGDLRYLRTDKKGGKTDLFNDGEETGWKGLDETRQNTFNDALYKFGWKSMLSQNYGDKSDKILNHCTHDKDKNHNDHLHIQGFAPTLKEI; encoded by the coding sequence ATGTCAAAAAAAGGAGTTGCAAAAATTTCCGGGAATTCTTCACCGAAAGTAGGAGAGAAAACGGCGTATGCTATTACAGACTGGTATCCTTCGACACCTGTGAATGAAAGAAATCCTGCTTTGGTAACCTGGGAATTGTTTAAAAAACGATCTGACGGAAGCTATACAAGTACGAATATCAAGAAAAAAGGAGACGGAAACTTCACGTTTGGTGAAGTAGCTGCTAAAAATACATACCGTCTTGAAGCTTATCTTCATGAGCCGGAAGGACAAGGTTCTACAACCATCGATATCACGCCGCAACCAGCCGGAGTTCCTCAAATCAACAAAGTAGAATTGCGTTATGTTGATGATTCTCCGGGAACGGTTTTTAGCTATAATGAAAAACTGGTAGCAAAAGCGCAGTGTGTAAATCTTACAGGGAAAAAGCTGTTGTTCACACTTTGGGAAGATGATGCAGGTGGGGATGGTCATAATGCTAATAATTCATTTATCGACAGTAAAGAAGTTATTGTTGACAGAACAGGGACAGGAACTGCTGAATTTGTTCTGTCAAAAGCCCTAATGCAAAAAGCTGCACAAGGTGAAACGGAACCTAGAAAACTGGAATTTTATGTTACCGTTGAGTATTATAAAGATAGAAAACATGCTACCAAAAATGTAGACGTTCAAAATCCTGAATATAAAGAGCCTGCACAACAACCTAATCGGAATTCTAACCCTCAGCAAAATAATAATTCTCCGGCAAAAGATGATAATCAGCAGCCAACTTCCAAAAAAGAAGAGAACGGAGTGGGAGATAATGCACAAAAACCTGATGCCGTAAGTGAAACCAAAGGAACAGTAGAACCGGAACAAAAACCTGCGGTACAAAAACCGGAAGGTAAAACTACCAGTGTTGTAGAAGAGCCGAAAACCGAAAGCCTGCTGGATGCATTTTTTGCAAAAGAAGAATTTACAAAGGAAACTGATGAAACTGACGGAACCCACACATATACTTTTGGAAAGGATAACAATAATATTAATAAAGATAATATAGCTAAAATCATTAAAGGGAAAGTAGATTCTACGGCAAAAAAGGATAAAAAGTATGCAAAGCTTGATGGTATAAAAACTACTCTTTCTAAAACTTCTTACAAAAAAGGAGAAACAATTTCTTTTCCGTTATACAAATTAGGTCCTGTAATGGTGCGCGTTAATAATGCACCTTTGGAAGAAGAAGTGTTTGTAGTGGCAAAAACGATGTTATTGGATGGTAAAGAAGTCAGTATTAATATTAGAGAAAAAGAAGAGCTTTTAGTAGCTAAAGATGCCAATTTGCCTGTTTTGGAAGCTAAAGAAAACGGCGCTGAATTAACAACTTTAAAAGCAACCGCACAAAATGGTCTTGCTAAAGTAAAAATAAAGCTTCGTCCCAAATCTGATGACACTTTAAAAGAATGGCGCGAAAAGCTGAGCGGGAAAAAAGACGGAACTCATACCTACAAATTTGGCGGAACCAATAAAACAGCTACTGCAGAAGAAAAAAAGAAAATTGCAGGAGTTATTGCTAATAAAATAAAAGATGAATTAGCTAAGAATGAAAAATTTCCGAAAGCAGATATTATAGAAAAAGTACTTACCAAGGAGGTTTACAATAAAGATGAAGAAGTTACTTTTGATGTTTTTAAAAAAGTAACAGAATTCCTTTGGTTAAAAGCCGAATGTACAGGAGATATCAAAAAACATGAAGGGGAATTTCTGAAAAAAGAAGGTGCTTATTTCGAAATTGCAAAAAAATGTCCGCGATGTGAAGCCGAAATTACAGTAGATGAGTTTAAATTAATGTATCCCAATGTTACACAGTTGTTTAGTAGAGGGACAAATAGTTTTGGTTCCCCGACAATAGAAACGTTTCTTAAGTCTTTGAATAAAACTTTAAAAGAATTTAAAATAAATACCTGTGTTAAAAAAGCATTTTTCCTGACACAGATCACTAAAGAAACAGGAGAATTCGCAAGGGCAGATGAAAATCTTACCTACACAACCGAAGGAGCGTTGCATAATTTCTGGACAAAAGCAAGCCATCCGAGATTATACTCAAATCCTTCCGAATTTTTTAATAATCCTGAAAAATTAGGAAATTATGTATATCGGGATATTGCAGAAAATGGCAGTGAGGCAAGTGGAGACGGCTATAAATACAGAGGAAGAGGATTGATTCAGATTACCAGAAAAAAAGGATTCAGAAGGTTTGGTGAATATGCAGGAAAAGATTTGGTAGGAAGCCCAGATTTATTACTGAGTGATCTTGATCTTACCACCCGTTCTGCAGGATGGTACTGGAAACACGGTGTTTTGTTAAATGACGGCAGCGAAAAAGATCTTAATACAGTTGCCGAAAAAGGCGATTTTAAAGAGGTTACAAGACTTGTTCATGGTTCTACTAATGATGTTGCCGCCAGAGAAACTATTTTAAATAAAATTAAAGAAGTTCTAAAAACCGACGAGTGTCAAGCCACAAATACAGGAGATTCTGATGTAGAATATCATATTCAGAGTACCGGAGAAATTCAGTACAAATTTAAAAATGACAAAAGAGAATCTGCAGCCTATTTTTATCATGACAGTGCCGGGAATATTCATGATTTAGGTAAATATAAACTCGTGAAAGTAAAAGAAAACTATGGCGGTGTTTATAAAGATAAGCTTGGAAAAGATACCGAAAATATCTACCTAATCGATATCAGAAATGTAAAACACAGTTACAAAAAAGGAACAATTGGCTTTACAATGACCGTAAATACAAGCCGTTATTATATGAACGATGTTACAATGGCTGGTCTTTTTGGCGCGTTATTGGAATGCAATTATGATGATTTTGTATTCAATGGTTTCAGTAACGAAAAAGGAGAGTCTGTTGGTGGGAGTAAGTCTCACAAGAATGGGATGAACGGTGATTTAAGATACCTTCGAACCGATAAAAAAGGTGGAAAAACCGATTTGTTTAATGATGGAGAAGAAACCGGCTGGAAAGGACTAGATGAAACCAGACAAAACACCTTCAACGATGCGTTGTACAAATTTGGCTGGAAAAGCATGTTGTCTCAAAATTATGGTGACAAAAGCGACAAAATCCTGAATCACTGTACCCACGATAAAGATAAAAATCATAATGATCACTTGCATATTCAAGGGTTTGCTCCAACTTTAAAAGAAATATAA
- the tssD gene encoding type VI secretion system tube protein TssD, with amino-acid sequence MAANSRGILKFNGGEGQKLLKLNYSVSRSTDVSGRVASDPSNALIKLTVEATEKSDILESLLNGKYKPTTGEITFNKSHEEGTLITLKWENGYVIQHEVDFDAVDENSMLISFIVSAETIDYGNSKFDGLWPAV; translated from the coding sequence ATGGCAGCAAATTCAAGAGGAATCTTAAAATTCAACGGAGGCGAAGGTCAAAAATTATTAAAGCTGAACTACAGTGTATCAAGATCTACCGATGTATCTGGTAGAGTAGCTTCAGACCCTTCTAATGCACTTATTAAACTTACTGTAGAAGCTACAGAAAAATCAGACATCTTAGAAAGCTTGCTAAACGGAAAATACAAGCCTACAACAGGTGAAATCACTTTCAACAAATCTCACGAAGAAGGTACTTTAATTACTTTAAAATGGGAAAACGGATATGTGATCCAGCATGAAGTAGACTTCGATGCTGTAGACGAAAACAGCATGCTAATAAGCTTCATCGTAAGTGCTGAGACAATCGACTACGGAAATTCTAAATTCGACGGTCTATGGCCAGCAGTTTAA
- a CDS encoding response regulator transcription factor: MRFSIADSDFYFKKIMIKTLTENPFYMLLNDCNNGHELISRNYRRQEDVFIIELFMPVLSGLEAIKYLRKSNTETPIITYSGTYQEDMAEILSKIPNIYYCEKKSNVIKDVIKGKITSDSFDYAAYTKEWEQQPLAVQDYMDRQKKSQEELSSTEILLMKFCYEGFSNKEIGEKLNLSTRTIDTYINRLTEKLGLKTKLHLIRFCVENGYYNSSM, from the coding sequence GTGCGATTTTCTATAGCTGACAGTGATTTTTATTTTAAAAAAATAATGATCAAAACGCTTACGGAAAACCCGTTCTACATGCTTCTTAATGACTGCAACAATGGCCACGAGCTCATCAGCAGAAATTACAGAAGACAAGAGGATGTGTTTATTATAGAACTTTTTATGCCGGTATTAAGCGGTCTCGAAGCCATAAAATATCTCAGGAAAAGCAATACGGAGACTCCTATTATCACTTATTCCGGAACCTACCAGGAAGATATGGCGGAAATTCTTTCAAAAATCCCGAATATCTATTACTGTGAGAAAAAAAGCAATGTCATTAAAGATGTTATTAAAGGAAAAATAACGTCCGACAGCTTTGATTATGCAGCATATACCAAAGAATGGGAACAGCAGCCATTGGCAGTTCAGGATTATATGGACAGACAGAAAAAGAGCCAGGAAGAGCTTTCTTCCACCGAAATTCTATTGATGAAATTCTGCTATGAAGGCTTCAGTAATAAGGAAATAGGAGAAAAACTAAACCTTAGTACAAGAACCATCGACACTTACATCAACCGCCTTACTGAAAAGCTCGGTCTAAAGACAAAACTTCACCTTATCCGCTTCTGCGTAGAGAACGGATATTACAATTCCAGCATGTAA
- the tssR gene encoding type VI secretion system protein TssR domain-containing protein yields the protein MKNKFPLAAYYVGVSILLVSCQVKLPSKRTPEPSQYGQVDNSPVVNGFPKKSVPWIAISDRSRNTAYLDKNDEKSYKEVKFLEPLMVLKNRDGMVKVAEYIPDALMKKVSSKQIKTYGWIPESDLLLWSNSLKNEKTGFPVRVAVLPSNSEVIRSSERYYKNDSIMVFNSPSLIEQANVKIPNGQIVYVYKQAENNKRFLVGKKPTIDMDSINTSLYGWVSSNVISSWGERSAVKMKNTTGVTETALGLHEGSPGGSEKENRTAILLTDVNKRTPLENIYPVSLALNEAPVPDSKTKYFTNVLDYSKNYVFNVLGEQIYFDRYREITEKNKRINIVFALDISAPNAPYAPIVKSLLQDLQLRFEKPSYFNQVKYGVVLYKNNSCGDNVAVSNLSTDYSKITTFIDQKTNEMNCPSNSGYQPVNEGLMAAGDLLSNVPDETNIVVTVGTSANQGGNMYGVINSLTQAQARIIMFQTSARSADTYNDFVLMAENVVTNTAKNIAELKKQKIINQNDVLTKNNFSLVEGDEGFFSLDYPKQSMAQGFVIFPKKGDIATPGYLKKSVDSLISQVTLDNTTLDKSLNDYFHSSVGAGRTDVDLKYKYLYPGLINPVPAGIAAQLINYGSPFLVKGYIPKELKDYKPGLEKGILISETEYDNLKLFYTEVYQKTGAERSDFSQSRAINEYIRLLKKYNPTVKFLDKGDLYKQPMSYAVAISTGFDNSEEELMSKYMLRGWKKSKIVTNETVRSYFRHYKDLAERMLSHRNDPAVKIEQNGQTFYWLNEYFMPTMLPTEEPEYTKH from the coding sequence ATGAAAAATAAATTTCCTCTAGCAGCATATTACGTAGGAGTTTCAATTTTATTGGTAAGTTGCCAGGTAAAATTACCGTCGAAGAGAACTCCGGAACCTTCACAATACGGACAGGTTGATAACTCACCGGTCGTAAATGGTTTTCCGAAGAAATCAGTTCCGTGGATAGCGATTTCAGACAGATCAAGAAATACGGCTTATCTTGATAAAAATGACGAAAAATCCTACAAAGAAGTTAAGTTTTTAGAACCTTTAATGGTCTTGAAAAACAGAGACGGAATGGTAAAAGTAGCAGAATATATTCCTGATGCTTTAATGAAAAAAGTTTCGTCTAAACAGATCAAAACATACGGCTGGATCCCGGAATCCGACCTTCTTCTTTGGAGTAATTCTTTAAAAAACGAAAAAACAGGTTTTCCTGTAAGAGTTGCCGTTTTACCTAGCAACAGCGAAGTTATCAGAAGCTCCGAAAGGTATTATAAAAACGATTCGATCATGGTATTCAATTCACCAAGTCTTATTGAACAGGCGAATGTGAAAATCCCGAACGGACAAATTGTTTATGTTTACAAACAGGCAGAAAACAACAAAAGATTTTTGGTAGGAAAGAAGCCAACGATTGATATGGACAGTATTAATACAAGTTTGTACGGTTGGGTAAGTTCTAATGTGATTTCGTCTTGGGGAGAACGTTCTGCTGTTAAAATGAAGAATACGACCGGCGTTACGGAAACTGCATTGGGTCTTCATGAAGGTTCGCCAGGTGGTAGCGAAAAGGAAAACAGAACGGCAATTCTTTTGACGGATGTTAATAAAAGAACGCCTCTTGAAAATATTTATCCGGTAAGTTTAGCGTTAAACGAAGCTCCAGTTCCGGATTCTAAAACGAAATATTTTACTAATGTTTTAGATTATAGTAAAAATTATGTTTTCAATGTTTTGGGAGAGCAGATTTATTTCGACAGATACAGAGAAATTACGGAGAAAAATAAAAGAATCAACATCGTTTTTGCATTAGATATAAGTGCTCCCAATGCACCTTATGCTCCAATTGTGAAGTCTTTATTGCAGGATTTACAGCTTAGGTTTGAAAAGCCTTCTTATTTTAATCAAGTGAAATACGGAGTTGTTTTATATAAGAATAATTCTTGTGGAGATAATGTAGCTGTCTCGAATTTAAGTACCGATTACAGCAAAATCACAACATTTATCGATCAGAAAACGAACGAAATGAACTGCCCGAGCAACAGCGGTTACCAACCGGTAAATGAAGGTTTAATGGCTGCAGGAGATCTTTTGTCGAACGTTCCTGATGAAACCAATATTGTCGTTACGGTTGGGACTTCAGCGAACCAGGGCGGAAATATGTATGGCGTGATTAATTCTCTGACACAAGCTCAGGCAAGAATTATTATGTTCCAGACAAGTGCAAGATCGGCAGATACTTACAATGATTTTGTATTGATGGCTGAAAATGTAGTGACCAATACTGCTAAAAATATTGCTGAATTAAAGAAACAGAAAATTATTAATCAAAATGATGTTTTAACAAAAAATAATTTCAGCTTGGTGGAAGGTGATGAAGGTTTCTTCTCTCTGGATTATCCAAAACAAAGTATGGCTCAAGGTTTTGTAATCTTCCCTAAAAAAGGGGATATCGCAACTCCCGGTTATCTTAAAAAATCTGTTGACAGCTTGATTTCTCAGGTTACTTTAGATAATACGACATTGGATAAATCTTTGAACGATTATTTCCATTCATCAGTCGGAGCCGGTAGAACAGATGTCGATTTGAAATATAAATATCTTTATCCGGGACTTATAAACCCTGTTCCTGCAGGAATTGCAGCACAGTTGATCAATTACGGAAGTCCGTTTTTGGTGAAAGGTTATATTCCAAAAGAGTTGAAAGATTACAAACCGGGATTAGAAAAAGGAATTTTAATTTCTGAAACAGAATATGACAATTTAAAACTTTTCTACACGGAAGTTTATCAGAAAACAGGTGCGGAAAGATCAGATTTCAGCCAGTCAAGAGCCATTAATGAATATATAAGATTGTTGAAAAAATATAATCCGACTGTAAAATTCCTTGATAAAGGAGATCTTTACAAACAGCCAATGTCTTATGCAGTGGCAATCAGTACAGGTTTTGATAATTCTGAAGAAGAATTAATGTCAAAATATATGTTGAGAGGCTGGAAAAAATCAAAAATTGTGACGAATGAAACGGTAAGGTCATACTTCCGTCACTACAAAGATTTGGCAGAAAGAATGCTGTCTCATAGAAATGATCCTGCAGTTAAAATAGAGCAGAACGGACAGACTTTCTATTGGCTGAACGAATACTTCATGCCAACCATGTTACCAACCGAAGAACCTGAATATACTAAACATTAA
- a CDS encoding type VI secretion system transmembrane protein TssO, with the protein MQGQITLSKKERHYQFLYLILMLVVAIIFLGIIFLKGFESPFSDEDIISVQNLEEKAKFDQKQKYSFKTLDSTFSMINRLTDEPPQPFVENNIIYGINDVVNYFQNGDNITDIRKDAYPQIAKFYKMYFNDKKIISSKTENIKSFKKQFDECSIGFKEKRSQLFQRETALKSRTQ; encoded by the coding sequence ATGCAGGGACAAATCACACTATCAAAAAAAGAAAGGCATTATCAGTTTTTATACCTGATCTTAATGCTTGTTGTGGCAATTATTTTTTTAGGAATTATCTTTTTAAAAGGATTTGAATCGCCATTTTCCGATGAAGACATTATTTCTGTTCAGAATTTAGAAGAAAAAGCAAAGTTCGATCAGAAGCAGAAATATTCTTTTAAAACATTAGACAGTACATTTTCGATGATTAATAGACTGACGGATGAACCGCCTCAGCCTTTTGTGGAAAACAATATCATTTACGGCATCAATGATGTGGTAAATTATTTCCAGAACGGGGATAATATTACCGATATCCGGAAAGATGCCTATCCGCAGATTGCGAAATTTTATAAAATGTATTTCAACGATAAAAAAATTATTTCGAGCAAAACTGAGAATATAAAGAGCTTCAAAAAGCAATTTGATGAATGTTCAATTGGTTTTAAAGAAAAGAGAAGCCAGCTTTTCCAAAGGGAAACAGCTTTAAAATCCAGAACTCAGTAG
- a CDS encoding DUF4280 domain-containing protein has translation MSQQSSPHDGKYFVVQKGKAQCNQGDKFPQYKVTAHQKHFWNDSDGNADFLGVTEDDLQFNPPGPSFGQCKLKPTSGGYLPCSYAPAGKWQKTYDKVKIMGKKIVTELSELQCVVGGKITIKDHGQRGQMSKQNVKSADNKTVQHINPLVKMQDFKETVLESELDAY, from the coding sequence ATGTCACAGCAATCATCACCTCATGACGGCAAATATTTTGTCGTACAGAAAGGTAAAGCCCAGTGTAATCAGGGTGATAAATTCCCTCAATATAAAGTTACAGCACATCAGAAGCATTTTTGGAATGACTCTGATGGAAACGCAGATTTTCTAGGTGTTACCGAAGATGATCTTCAGTTCAATCCTCCAGGTCCGAGTTTCGGACAATGCAAACTGAAGCCTACCTCCGGTGGATATTTACCATGTTCTTATGCTCCGGCAGGAAAATGGCAAAAAACCTATGATAAAGTAAAAATAATGGGTAAAAAGATCGTTACTGAACTTTCTGAACTCCAATGTGTTGTAGGTGGAAAAATTACCATTAAAGACCATGGACAACGCGGACAAATGAGCAAGCAGAACGTAAAAAGTGCCGACAATAAAACGGTGCAACACATCAATCCGTTGGTGAAAATGCAGGATTTTAAAGAGACCGTTCTGGAAAGTGAATTAGACGCTTATTAA